The Lycium ferocissimum isolate CSIRO_LF1 chromosome 1, AGI_CSIRO_Lferr_CH_V1, whole genome shotgun sequence genome includes a region encoding these proteins:
- the LOC132063262 gene encoding uncharacterized protein LOC132063262 → MDSEKNEIKFQVNDEEVTFQASKGMKLPSAYESISIIDSFDGIDDAVEYKMEEESLGEALTAVLINFDSCDMEGYVETINALEGLGSYTYHPRKLDLDLANRTTPPAKPFIVEPPKLELKQLPAHLRYEFLGPNNTLPIDHFSIIGRGAVERLVEILREYRRAISWTIADIWGIPSGICEHKIRLEEDKEPGVEHQRRLNVNMQEKGGITVVPNAKNELIPTRTVTGWRVCMDYRKLNTATCSNQINIALEDQEKTTFTCPYGTFAFSRMPFGLCNAPATFQRCMMLIFSDMVEDFLEVFSVVGDSFDDCLDHLGQLLEKEAKFVFDDKFRKAFDELKERLTTAPVIVTPDWSLPFELMCDASGFAIGAVLGQRHNKIMHPIYYVSRTLNAAQMNYTVTEQELLAMVYAFEKFRSYLLGSKVVVYADHLCVEVADHLSRLEKIGVPADEIDIEDTFPDEQVLAVSMQVAPWFADFANYLLPESEVLEILKACHDSVVRGHHSGTRTAVKVLKCGYYWPTLFHDANLMVRSCDQCQRQGNIGRRQEMPMNFVIEVEMFDVWGIDFMGPFNIFTRFGTPRAIISDGGSHFCNKAFAGLMKKYGVKHRVATPYHPQTSGQVEVSNREIKSILAKTVNANRTDWARKLDDALWAYRTAFKTPGKLKSRWSGPFEVVSVSPHGAIELKSEDGTQTFKVNGQGVKHYYGMIAGDRIVDRYQLKHLGTNADSTSPDQE, encoded by the exons ATGGActctgaaaagaatgaaattaagttCCAAGTGAATGATGAAGAAGTGACTTTCCAAGCAAGCAAGGGGATGAAGTTGCCAAGCGCTTATGAGAGTATCTCGAttattgattcgtttgatggGATTGACGATGCTGTCGAAtataaaatggaagaagaaagtctgGGAGAAGCCCTCACTGCAGTTCTGATAAACTTTGATTCTTGTGATATGGAGGGCTACGTGGAAACTATAAACGCGCTTGAGGGTTTAGGTTCCTACACTTACCACCCAagaaagcttgatcttgatCTTGCAAATAGAACTACTCCACCAGCCAAGCCTTTTATTGTTGAGCCACCAAAGCTTGAGCTTAAGCAGCTCCCAGCGCACTTGAggtatgagttccttggtccgAACAACACATTGCCGATTGATCATTTTAGCATTATTGGTCGAGGAGCAGTTGAGCGTTTAGTGGAGATTTTGCGCGAGTACAGACGTGCTATTAGttggaccatagcagacattTGGGGTATTCCTTCTGGTATTTGTGAGCATAAAATTCGGCTAGAGGAGGACAAAGAACCGGGTGTTGAGCATCAGCGGAGATTGAACGTGAACATGCAAGAG AAAGGAGGTATCACTGTGGTGcctaatgcaaagaatgagctgATTCCCACTCGTACAGTTACTGGATGGCGTGTTTGCATGGACTATAGGAAGCTGAATACTGCCACTT GCTCTAATCAAATCAACATTGCCTTAGAAGATCAAGAGAAGACGACATTTACTTGTCCCTACGGGACGTTTGCGTTCAGCCGAATGCCCTTTGGGCTGTGCAATGCACCAGCCACTTttcagaggtgcatgatgtTGATCTTTTCTGACATGGTAGAGGATTTCTTAGAGGTATTCTCTGTTGTTGGTGATTCGTTTGATGACTGTCTTGACCATCTGGGTCAA cttcttgaaaaagaggctaaatTTGTGTTTGATGACAAGTTTCGAAAGGCGTTTGATGAACTAAAGGAGCGCCTTACTACTGCTCCTGTGATTGTTACTCCGGATTGGTCCTTGCCCTttgagttgatgtgtgatgctagtggtttCGCGATAGGTGCGGTGCTTGGCCagaggcacaataaaattatgcacccgatctaCTATGTTAGTAGGACACTTAATGCGGCGCAGATGAATTACACGGTGACTGAGCAAGAGCTGCTTGCGATGGTatatgcttttgagaagtttcggtCCTATTTGTTGGGGTCCAAAGTTGTGGTGTACGCTGACCATCTTTGCGTTGAG GTCGCAGATCATCTCTCTAGGCTTGAGAAAATTGGGGTGCCAGCAGATGAAATTGATATTGAAGATACATTTCCGGATGAGCAAGTTTTGGCGGTGTCTATGCAGGTGGCACCTTGGTTTGCCGATTTTGCCAACTACTTG CTCCCAGAGAGTGAGGTATTGGAGATTTTGAAGGCTTGCCACGACTCTGTAGTTAGGGGACATCATAGTGGTACAAGGACTGCTGTCAAGGTTCTCAAATGTGGTTATTATTGGCCTACTCTCTTTCATGATGCTAATCTGATGGTGCGTTCTTGTGATCAGTGCCAAAGGCAGGGGAATATTGGTAggaggcaagagatgcctatgaactttGTAATTGAGGTTGAAATGTTCGATGTTTGGGGAATTGATTTTATGGGTCCCTTT aacatatttactcgtttTGGTACCCCAAGGGCGATAATCAGTGATGGTGGTTCTCACTTTTGCAATAAAGCCTTTGCGGGATTGATGAAGAAGTATGGAGTCAAGCATAGGGTGGCAACCCCgtatcatcctcagacaagtgggCAAGTGGAAGTCTCTAATCgggagataaagagtattttAGCAAAAACGGTGAATGCGAATAGAACTGATTGGGcccgcaagctcgatgatgctctatgggcttaCCGGACCGCGTTCAAAACTCCGGGCAAATTGAAATCACGGTGGTCAGGTCCCTTTGAAGTGGTAAGTGTCTCACCCCATGGAGCTATTGAATTGAAGTCCGAAGACGGAACTCAGACATTTAAGGTGAACGGGCAGGGGGTGAAGCACTACTATGGTATGATTGCGGGAGATAGAATTGTGGACCGATATCAGTTGAAGCATCTTGGGACGAATGCTGACTCGACGAGTCCCGACCAAGAGTAA